In the genome of Candoia aspera isolate rCanAsp1 chromosome 1, rCanAsp1.hap2, whole genome shotgun sequence, one region contains:
- the MAP1LC3C gene encoding microtubule-associated proteins 1A/1B light chain 3C, with protein MQPLQHNCQSVRPFKQRKSFATRVEEVAGIRGKFPTKVPVIVERYQKEKYLPLLDKTKFLVPQELTMTQFITIIRSRMALSATQAFYLLVNNKSLASMSLTLAEVYQDYKDEDGFVYMTYASQEMFGGVVATAKAKCKECLLKR; from the exons ATGCAACCTTTACAGCACAACTGCCAGTCTGTCAGGCCGTTTAAACAACGAAAAAGTTTCG CAACCCGAGTGGAAGAAGTAGCAGGCATTCGTGGGAAGTTCCCGACAAAAGTTCCA GTAATTGTTGAAAgatatcagaaagaaaaatacCTCCCCCTGTTGGACAAAACAAAGTTTCTTGTACCCCAGGAGTTAACCATGACACAGTTTATAACCATCATTAG AAGCAGAATGGCATTGAGTGCTACTCAAGCTTTCTACCTGCTGGTAAACAACAAGAGTTTAGCCAGTATGTCTTTAACTCTGGCCGAAGTATACCAAGATTACAAAGATGAAGATGGCTTTGTATACATGACATATGCTTCCCAGGAGATGTTTGGAGGTGTCGTAGCTACTGCCAAAGCAAAATGTAAGGAATGTCTCCTAAAAAGATAA